The following coding sequences are from one Bacteroidota bacterium window:
- a CDS encoding 2-oxoacid:ferredoxin oxidoreductase subunit beta produces the protein MEATTKLTAKDFVTDQEVRWCPGCGDYSILKQVQTVIPELGIPREQIVFISGIGCSSRFPYYMETFGMHSIHGRATAIASGLKATRPDLSVWIVTGDGDALSIGGNHLIHLLRRNFDVNVLLFNNEIYGLTKGQYSPASPLGKVTKSTPTGSVDHPFNPLALCLGADSTFVARSMDRDPIHLREILKRANGHKGTSMVEIYQNCNVFNDGAFEVFTEKGTKKINTLMVEHGKPLIFGEHADKGFKLDGFKPVVVNIADVSANDLWIHDEKDQVKANILVRFFSSPADENPLPRPFGVFYTEDRFCYEDAMNAQITEAIAAKGNGDLDALIRGKNTWTI, from the coding sequence ATGGAAGCTACTACTAAATTAACCGCTAAAGATTTTGTCACTGATCAAGAAGTTCGTTGGTGCCCGGGTTGCGGTGATTATTCTATATTAAAACAAGTGCAAACGGTAATACCTGAACTTGGAATTCCGCGTGAGCAAATTGTTTTTATTTCCGGAATCGGATGCTCTTCACGTTTTCCATATTACATGGAAACGTTTGGGATGCACAGTATTCACGGTCGCGCTACAGCCATTGCAAGCGGACTTAAAGCAACACGTCCTGATTTAAGTGTGTGGATTGTTACCGGTGATGGTGATGCATTATCGATTGGTGGAAATCATTTAATTCATTTGTTGCGCAGGAATTTTGATGTGAACGTTTTGTTGTTTAACAACGAAATTTATGGTTTAACAAAAGGACAATATTCTCCGGCTTCTCCATTAGGAAAAGTAACGAAATCCACCCCAACCGGTTCTGTTGATCATCCGTTCAATCCGCTGGCATTATGCCTTGGCGCGGATTCAACATTTGTTGCCCGTTCGATGGATCGTGATCCGATTCATTTGCGTGAAATTTTAAAACGTGCAAACGGTCATAAAGGAACATCGATGGTGGAGATTTATCAAAACTGTAATGTGTTTAATGATGGAGCATTTGAAGTTTTTACCGAAAAAGGAACAAAAAAAATAAATACCTTAATGGTGGAGCATGGCAAGCCTTTGATTTTTGGAGAGCATGCCGATAAAGGATTTAAGTTGGATGGATTCAAACCTGTTGTTGTAAATATTGCAGACGTATCAGCAAACGATTTATGGATTCACGATGAAAAAGACCAAGTGAAAGCCAATATTTTAGTGCGTTTCTTTTCTTCACCTGCTGATGAAAATCCATTGCCGCGTCCATTTGGTGTGTTTTATACGGAAGATCGTTTTTGCTATGAAGATGCAATGAATGCTCAAATTACGGAGGCAATTGCAGCGAAAGGTAATGGTGATTTGGATGCATTGATTCGCGGAAAAAATACATGGACGATTTAA
- a CDS encoding toxin-antitoxin system YwqK family antitoxin, protein MNKSDKGFYMEFYAPLFQAMNKNNYFEPYAYGILAEFENPDINSWLKKNKDETEKFSNWVVDYIGENISTYECLLSGKQTVARHWYQNSKIQSVGNKNAKGENVGSWDFYYSNGILRASGVFNANAQREGIWKFYYSSGLLKTVENYKDGSVEGLVENYYSNGSIEKQKYFSVSKLDGSRTTYYTTGGKEMVQNYKMGVQEGKESNYYQNGKLKYEIDVVAGKYQGPLVQYHNNGHLMEKSTFKDGFRFGKYQNFYNFPENTLKIEVNYEKGVLVGAYKSYHRNGKVDAEGNYNKSGEKDGVWKNYFDTGTLQLEETYSNGKLTATSKYYDISGKLIEEFVYKNDILQEYIAYDLNGKVVYQNKKDGRNNYDANLYYPNGNKKREGKVLAGNLTGVWKNYNVNGYITSETNYIEGKREGKAIDYHPNGKVKSETDYSAGETNGYYRKYFNNGKLNMEGAYILDKEIGEWKTYYMNGKLEELNFYNDGNLDGWQQYFAINGKLFYEEFFELGYVKKRVYYDTSGIVSKEMVFNLGEGMLETKHTNGKTKQKVEYKRNLREGAFVEFFPSGKPLSEKNYITNKANGDVKYYFPNGKLQSQRGFIDGDRHGKHLFYYEDGTLQKESNFVYDSQEGKTILYYPNKAIERDYEYKYDEIDGKANIYSETGDLIISRDYRDGILISYSYFDKNGVMVPKIDVKNETATIKTFFKTGSPAIEYSLKNGELVGKRIVYHSNGAKQEEENYVDDELSGTRKAYYPSGKIKEEENYDNGEKIGKATSYYENGKVKSEEYFVSGKQHGTSKYYDATGKLTHTHVYYNDELIDEK, encoded by the coding sequence GTGAATAAAAGCGACAAAGGATTTTATATGGAATTTTATGCTCCGTTGTTTCAAGCCATGAATAAGAATAATTATTTTGAACCGTATGCTTATGGCATTCTTGCTGAGTTCGAAAATCCAGATATTAATTCTTGGCTTAAGAAAAATAAAGACGAAACAGAAAAATTTTCTAATTGGGTGGTCGATTATATTGGTGAAAATATTTCTACCTATGAATGTTTGTTGAGCGGAAAGCAAACCGTTGCGCGTCATTGGTATCAAAATAGTAAAATCCAATCTGTTGGAAATAAGAATGCAAAAGGAGAAAATGTTGGAAGTTGGGACTTTTATTATTCAAATGGTATTCTTCGTGCTTCAGGTGTTTTTAATGCAAATGCACAACGTGAAGGCATTTGGAAATTTTATTATTCTTCGGGCTTGCTTAAAACGGTTGAAAATTATAAAGATGGATCGGTTGAAGGTTTAGTTGAAAATTATTATTCAAATGGAAGTATCGAAAAACAAAAATACTTTTCGGTAAGTAAATTGGATGGTTCACGCACCACCTATTATACAACAGGTGGAAAAGAAATGGTGCAAAATTATAAAATGGGTGTGCAAGAAGGGAAAGAATCCAACTATTATCAAAACGGGAAATTAAAATATGAAATTGATGTTGTTGCCGGAAAATATCAAGGTCCGTTGGTACAATATCACAATAATGGACACCTTATGGAAAAATCTACTTTTAAAGATGGTTTCAGATTTGGTAAATACCAGAACTTCTATAATTTTCCCGAAAACACATTAAAAATTGAGGTGAACTATGAAAAAGGTGTTTTGGTGGGAGCGTATAAAAGTTATCACCGAAATGGTAAAGTGGATGCTGAAGGGAACTATAATAAAAGTGGTGAAAAAGATGGTGTTTGGAAAAATTATTTTGATACCGGAACATTGCAGTTAGAGGAAACCTACTCCAATGGTAAACTTACAGCAACATCCAAATATTATGATATTTCAGGGAAATTGATTGAAGAGTTTGTTTACAAAAATGATATTCTTCAGGAATACATCGCTTACGACTTAAACGGAAAAGTTGTCTACCAGAACAAAAAAGATGGTAGAAATAACTATGATGCTAATTTGTACTACCCAAATGGAAACAAGAAGCGTGAAGGGAAAGTGTTGGCAGGAAATCTTACCGGTGTATGGAAAAATTACAATGTCAATGGTTATATCACTTCCGAAACAAATTATATTGAAGGAAAACGAGAAGGCAAAGCCATCGATTATCATCCGAATGGAAAAGTAAAATCAGAAACCGATTATTCTGCAGGTGAAACAAACGGTTATTATCGAAAATATTTTAACAATGGGAAGTTGAACATGGAAGGAGCCTACATTCTTGATAAAGAAATTGGAGAATGGAAAACGTATTATATGAATGGAAAGTTGGAGGAGTTGAATTTTTACAATGATGGAAATTTAGATGGTTGGCAACAGTATTTTGCAATCAACGGAAAACTTTTTTACGAAGAATTTTTCGAATTGGGGTATGTTAAAAAAAGAGTGTATTACGATACCAGTGGAATTGTTTCAAAAGAGATGGTGTTTAACTTAGGTGAGGGAATGCTTGAAACAAAACATACAAATGGTAAAACAAAACAAAAGGTTGAATACAAACGCAATCTTCGCGAAGGCGCATTTGTTGAGTTTTTTCCAAGTGGAAAACCGTTGAGTGAAAAAAATTACATCACCAATAAAGCAAATGGGGATGTAAAATATTATTTTCCGAATGGGAAATTACAATCCCAAAGAGGTTTTATTGATGGAGATCGACATGGGAAACATCTTTTTTATTACGAAGATGGTACGCTACAAAAAGAATCGAATTTTGTTTATGATAGTCAAGAAGGAAAAACAATCTTGTATTATCCGAATAAAGCGATTGAGCGTGACTATGAATATAAATACGATGAAATTGATGGGAAAGCGAATATCTATTCTGAAACTGGTGATTTGATCATCTCCAGAGATTATAGAGATGGAATCTTGATTTCTTATAGCTATTTTGACAAGAATGGCGTGATGGTTCCTAAAATAGATGTGAAGAATGAAACCGCTACAATAAAAACATTCTTTAAAACCGGAAGCCCTGCTATCGAATATTCTTTAAAAAATGGCGAATTGGTTGGAAAACGAATTGTTTACCATAGCAATGGTGCCAAACAAGAAGAAGAGAATTATGTTGATGACGAACTTTCCGGAACAAGAAAAGCCTATTATCCTTCCGGTAAAATAAAGGAAGAAGAAAACTATGATAACGGAGAAAAGATTGGAAAAGCAACCAGCTATTATGAGAATGGTAAAGTGAAGAGCGAAGAATATTTTGTAAGCGGAAAACAACATGGCACGTCTAAATATTACGATGCAACGGGTAAATTAACACATACCCATGTTTATTATAACGATGAATTGATTGATGAAAAATAG
- a CDS encoding DUF3857 domain-containing protein — protein MKNRLGNGLKLVLWASFFFSSIPCFAQITGVAEARTLYPDASAVYLNKSQEYKIFVENTKLTGVCTMREQIFINKESGLSFQKESIPSNSFVVASDIKAFTFVPNNKKYEKKEVQKIDLNNDLGRNSFYDDQKSYDFVYPSVQPGAVLDLTYQLKYVEPRFMGTHYWLDFVPCLKNELVISVQKNITIAYKLFNCENKNIVFTKEEKKNETIYRWTFQSDGSGIYYDDAPNFRYYEPHLVFYVTNYMVDGKNVELLGKPMNLYKWYSDLQKNLNQTEDLKLKQITDSLVANTTSEAEKVNKIFYWVQDNISYVAFEDGLGGFIPRDAGLVCTRKFGDCKDMASIINEMLRFANVKSYLTWIGSRDIPYTYTDVPTPSVDNHMITSYLDKNGVWNFLDATGKHAPQDLYTSFIQGKQALIGVSADSFLIVTVPIKDASVSQTIDSITIDIKDNFVNGKGKAVLSGYDQLEYIYATEHLNVDEKEVFFKGYFAKGSNKVSFSDINQSPFDRTKPLTIHYKFSVPDYARKNQNELYINLNMDLGLGVEQVPASRKVPLNIKHKTKKIVVTILNVPPGYKPEFIPENKRYENDVAGFSSEYTFKNNQIILKNEIYFNILMLEVADFDKYNKVLSELIKSNKQAVSLIKQ, from the coding sequence ATGAAAAATAGGCTGGGAAATGGTTTGAAACTTGTCCTCTGGGCAAGTTTCTTTTTTAGTAGTATTCCTTGTTTCGCCCAAATTACGGGTGTTGCTGAAGCGCGCACGCTTTATCCGGATGCAAGTGCTGTTTATCTCAATAAATCGCAAGAGTATAAGATTTTTGTTGAGAACACCAAGTTAACAGGTGTATGCACGATGCGCGAACAGATTTTTATAAATAAAGAATCCGGATTAAGTTTTCAAAAAGAATCTATTCCCTCTAATAGTTTTGTTGTTGCATCCGACATCAAAGCCTTTACATTTGTTCCCAATAACAAAAAGTATGAAAAGAAAGAAGTGCAGAAAATTGATTTAAATAATGATCTGGGAAGAAATTCATTTTATGATGATCAGAAATCTTATGATTTTGTATATCCTTCTGTTCAACCGGGTGCCGTTTTAGATCTTACATATCAGTTGAAATATGTCGAACCTCGTTTTATGGGTACACATTATTGGTTAGATTTTGTTCCCTGTTTAAAAAATGAATTGGTTATTTCGGTTCAGAAAAACATCACTATTGCGTATAAACTTTTTAATTGTGAAAATAAAAATATTGTTTTTACAAAAGAAGAGAAGAAGAATGAAACCATCTACCGATGGACATTTCAATCGGATGGCTCCGGGATTTATTATGACGATGCGCCCAATTTCAGATATTATGAGCCGCACCTTGTTTTTTATGTTACCAATTATATGGTGGACGGAAAAAATGTGGAGCTTCTGGGGAAACCGATGAACTTGTACAAATGGTACAGCGATTTGCAAAAAAATCTCAATCAAACAGAAGACTTAAAACTAAAACAGATTACGGATAGTCTGGTTGCAAATACTACTTCGGAAGCTGAAAAGGTAAATAAAATATTCTATTGGGTACAAGATAATATCTCGTATGTGGCTTTTGAAGATGGATTGGGTGGATTTATTCCGCGTGATGCAGGATTGGTTTGTACTCGGAAATTTGGAGATTGTAAGGATATGGCAAGCATTATTAACGAAATGCTCCGATTTGCAAATGTAAAATCGTATTTGACGTGGATTGGTTCCAGAGATATTCCATATACCTATACCGATGTTCCTACACCTAGTGTGGATAATCATATGATTACTTCTTATCTGGATAAAAATGGTGTTTGGAATTTTTTAGATGCAACAGGGAAACACGCACCACAAGATTTGTATACTTCTTTTATTCAAGGAAAACAGGCTTTAATTGGAGTTTCTGCAGATAGTTTTTTGATTGTGACGGTTCCAATCAAAGATGCAAGCGTGAGTCAAACAATCGATTCGATTACAATTGATATTAAAGATAACTTTGTGAATGGTAAAGGCAAAGCAGTACTTTCCGGCTATGATCAACTGGAATACATCTACGCGACCGAACATTTGAATGTAGATGAAAAAGAGGTCTTTTTTAAAGGATACTTCGCAAAAGGAAGTAATAAGGTTAGCTTCTCTGATATAAATCAAAGTCCGTTTGACCGAACAAAACCGCTTACGATTCACTACAAATTTTCCGTGCCGGATTATGCCCGAAAAAATCAAAATGAATTGTACATTAATTTAAATATGGATTTAGGTTTAGGAGTGGAACAAGTTCCTGCATCCAGAAAAGTACCACTGAACATTAAACATAAAACTAAAAAAATAGTGGTGACCATTTTAAACGTTCCTCCAGGTTATAAACCTGAATTTATACCCGAAAACAAACGTTATGAAAACGATGTAGCCGGATTTTCATCGGAGTATACTTTTAAAAACAATCAAATCATTCTTAAGAATGAGATCTATTTCAATATTTTAATGCTCGAAGTGGCTGATTTTGATAAGTATAATAAAGTCTTATCCGAGTTAATTAAATCAAACAAACAAGCTGTATCACTTATAAAACAATAA
- a CDS encoding DUF3857 domain-containing protein — protein MIFKTKLITLLLLLMTLLSVAQVSTDFAYKKYTWDPNPKLHTLSDKEKEGNYIILKDKIMIEQVYEASGQLVEYSTRHTIVHFNNEKGIEEMNKIYVSYANILEEMDLKGRTITSEGKIIPLNKSSVKKVDNIENAGAFLIFAMEGIDKGGEIEYLYTNKKSFSGSSSWTLQDEVIRKNVSVDIYSPSNLIYEAKGYNGFPQFEKDTALKDKNHIYTSVDYINALNEEKYSTYDANKMRFDYQLTYNTSKGKARLYSWEYCGTDMYSGMFSFEKSETKAIDKLISKLGLANMKTDELKIRALEQFMKTNISLASERVSVDKMLDLKYGNEAALQRLYIGAAKALNIPIELVLTTDRTSRKFDSNFPSWNNLREYLTYYPSVDMYLSCSNYSSRLGFPPPELTNNKGLFIKETVVGDIKAGISKVKFIEPPVYTKSYNNLTESVVFNEETLTPTVSIKQEFVGYSAFYIQPSIFYIEKNQIAELMDNLSKFIGTESIVKSSKYSGAEQADILVNPFVIESVVETPQLMESAGNKYLFKVGALIGSQEELYQDKARQADAEITYTHSFTRVLEIKIPKGYKIKNMDDIIIDKKYTANGKVVSSFVSGYKLEGDVLKINVYEDYQAITYPKEKFEEFRTVINAAADFNKVVLILEKL, from the coding sequence ATGATTTTCAAAACGAAACTAATCACATTGCTGTTGCTCCTTATGACATTGCTATCTGTTGCACAAGTCAGCACCGATTTTGCATATAAAAAGTATACCTGGGATCCGAATCCCAAATTGCATACGTTATCTGACAAAGAAAAAGAAGGGAACTACATCATCCTGAAAGATAAAATTATGATTGAACAGGTGTATGAAGCTTCCGGCCAATTAGTCGAGTATTCCACACGCCACACCATTGTTCATTTCAATAATGAAAAAGGAATTGAAGAAATGAATAAAATTTATGTTTCCTATGCAAATATATTAGAGGAAATGGATTTGAAAGGACGCACCATCACCTCTGAAGGAAAAATTATTCCTTTGAATAAAAGTTCTGTAAAAAAAGTAGACAATATTGAAAATGCAGGTGCATTCCTCATTTTTGCAATGGAAGGAATTGATAAAGGCGGGGAGATTGAATATTTGTATACAAATAAAAAATCTTTTAGTGGTAGCTCTTCCTGGACATTACAAGATGAAGTTATCCGAAAAAATGTTTCCGTTGATATTTATTCTCCTTCAAATTTAATTTACGAAGCAAAAGGCTATAATGGTTTTCCTCAGTTTGAAAAGGATACGGCTTTGAAAGATAAAAATCACATCTACACCTCCGTTGATTATATTAATGCTTTAAACGAAGAAAAATATTCAACGTATGATGCCAATAAAATGCGTTTTGATTATCAGTTAACATACAATACATCAAAAGGAAAAGCAAGATTATATTCTTGGGAATATTGCGGAACGGATATGTATTCCGGAATGTTCAGTTTTGAAAAATCAGAAACCAAAGCCATTGATAAACTCATTTCTAAGTTAGGACTGGCGAATATGAAAACGGATGAGTTGAAGATAAGAGCGTTGGAGCAATTCATGAAAACAAATATTAGTCTTGCTTCCGAGCGCGTATCTGTTGATAAGATGCTGGATTTGAAATATGGAAATGAAGCAGCATTGCAACGTTTATACATCGGAGCCGCTAAAGCATTAAACATTCCGATCGAGTTGGTGCTTACAACAGATCGCACAAGCAGAAAATTTGATAGTAATTTTCCTTCCTGGAATAATCTAAGAGAGTACTTAACATATTATCCTAGTGTTGATATGTATCTTTCTTGTTCTAATTATTCGAGCAGACTTGGTTTTCCTCCTCCGGAATTAACGAACAACAAAGGGTTGTTTATTAAGGAAACAGTTGTCGGAGATATTAAGGCTGGAATTTCAAAAGTGAAATTTATTGAACCACCTGTATATACAAAATCCTATAATAATCTTACAGAATCTGTTGTGTTCAATGAAGAAACCTTGACACCAACGGTTTCTATTAAACAGGAATTTGTGGGGTATTCAGCTTTTTATATTCAGCCAAGTATTTTTTATATCGAAAAAAATCAGATCGCTGAATTAATGGATAACCTTTCCAAATTTATTGGAACGGAAAGCATTGTTAAATCATCAAAATATTCCGGTGCCGAACAAGCCGATATTCTTGTTAACCCTTTTGTAATTGAATCGGTGGTGGAAACACCCCAATTGATGGAAAGTGCCGGAAATAAGTACCTTTTTAAAGTTGGAGCATTGATTGGTTCACAAGAAGAGTTATATCAGGATAAAGCGCGTCAGGCAGATGCTGAAATTACTTACACCCATAGTTTTACACGTGTATTGGAAATCAAAATACCCAAAGGGTACAAGATTAAAAATATGGATGATATCATCATCGATAAAAAATATACAGCAAATGGTAAGGTGGTTTCCAGTTTCGTTTCTGGATACAAGCTGGAAGGGGATGTTCTGAAAATCAATGTTTATGAGGATTATCAGGCAATAACCTATCCGAAAGAAAAGTTTGAAGAATTCAGAACGGTTATCAATGCCGCTGCCGATTTTAATAAGGTG